One part of the Anopheles coustani chromosome 2, idAnoCousDA_361_x.2, whole genome shotgun sequence genome encodes these proteins:
- the LOC131262238 gene encoding uncharacterized protein LOC131262238 isoform X2, with translation MATNNSTRHEQRAFASGSRQTPDVDDQFIEKLGYYRKHTATDSTCLFRTVAEQEHGVQMYHESVRRICVAFMRGNKHLFAKFVKGPFTTYLANLALTRTYGSLLELRALAMFYKADVFIYEPLSTGRWFYQNLDGSEKVWRLFVCRANHFDSVYPLEHMQEAAFCQSLVYEVLYKGVFQIPDVEYAVERMLYDPKNITTSYGKDHEGRPIAITGDGRQLVLSRRDNTKCILSNFQLCHFHNNVNFTKVRRFFLEHGNDAGYRLYGQFSGSNYQVRAGRVPNPLLMGRDISCVRQLLNEGVMPFAYKAAKALDAYIYRNVEFDVWKLANMTKTCETIYRFEKGTRMVRMSQTHGLVNVQLASLKPYPFATLHGGHIPGKAMKLEGQAEIEQSSFNDRSERVQVKYYDAVVNRSSQREHAASGGIEKPSLTANYSGNTNWAPWNNNVPMPMPLMLPPPVPYENWASSPVGALGGHFVPTTPDTQMCPPNYDLEGRLTGGSCFAVSQRVSPSGVQLYEVNDSPTDEELHLLQQELMQQSHLAQQRQLQEHVLHHQQEQMQFQLQNQQQQPQSHPHHQHGGQLPFSVFSFQHHSNCPVQNSMYGMLVYVDSSQQHQLSQAAAVGYEPVSCAGPTHYIPGVFHYHPYSGADPVAAGPFAGQSVMMPYNNMDLENAYGYPGNNF, from the exons ATGGCAACGAATAACTCCACACGACATGAGCAGCGAGCCTTCGCCTCCGGTAGCCGGCAAACGCCGGACGTTGATGATCAATTCATCGAAAAGCTGGGATACTATCGCAAGCACACGGCCACAGACTCTACCTGCCTGTTTCGAACGGTGGCGGAGCAAGAACATGGCGTTCAGATGTACCACGAAAGTGTACGTCGGATTTGTGTGGCATTTATGCGGGGAAATAAGCATTTATTCGCCAAA ttcgtGAAAGGACCTTTTACAACTTACTTGGCTAACCTGGCTTTAACGCGTACGTATGGCTCGTTGTTGGAGTTGCGGGCGTTGGCAATGTTCTACAA AGccgatgttttcatttatgaaCCGCTTTCGACTGGCCGTTGGTTTTACCAGAATTTGGACGGGTCTGAGAAAGTCTGGAGACTGTTCGTTTGCCGGGCAAACCACTTTGATTCGGTGTACCCGTTAGAGCATATGCAAGAGGCAGCCTTCTGTCAAT CTCTGGTGTATGAGGTTTTGTACAAAGGAGTGTTTCAAATACCTGATGTGGAGTACGCTGTAGAGCGTATGCTGTACGATCCGAAAAACATCACTACATCCTATGGAAAGGATCATGAAGGACGACCCATTGCCATCACCGGAGATGGTCGGCAGCTCGTATTAAGCAGACGCGACAATACCAAGTGTATTTTGTCAAACTTTCAACTGTGCCACTTCCACAACAACGTGAATTTCACCAAGGTGCGACGTTTTTTCTTGGAGCACGGCAACGACGCAGGGTACCGATTGTACGGGCAGTTTAGCGGAAGCAACTACCAAGTAAGGGCTGGTAGAGTACCGAATCCTCTGCTGATGGGCCGGGACATTTCGTGTGTACGCCAGCTGCTAAACGAAGGAGTCATGCCGTTTGCCTACAAGGCGGCGAAGGCGCTTGATGCCTATATTTATCGTAACGTCGAGTTCGACGTCTGGAAGCTCGCAAACATGACAAAAACTTGTGAAACGATATACCGG TTTGAAAAAGGAACACGTATGGTACGAATGAGTCAAACTCACGGTTTGGTAAATGTTCAGCTAGCGTCGCTAAAGCCGTACCCTTTCGCTACTCTGCATGGAGGACATATTCCTGGAAAAGCGATGAAACTCGAAGGGCAAGCTGAAATAGAGCAGTCGTCTTTTAATGACCGCAGCGAACGAGTCCAAGTAAAATACTACGACGCTGTAGTAAATCGATCAAGCCAAAGGGAACACGCTGCATCCGGAGGGATAGAAAAACCTTCACTAACAGCTAACTACTCCGGCAATACGAATTGGGCGCCTTGGAATAACAATGTACCAATGCCCATGCCGTTGATGCTACCTCCCCCGGTACCGTACGAGAACTGGGCATCATCACCCGTTGGAGCCTTGGGAGGGCATTTCGTTCCGACAACACCAGACACCCAAATGTGTCCACCAAATTACGATCTTGAAGGACGTCTAACCGGTGGTTCATGTTTTGCAGTG TCCCAGCGAGTATCTCCTAGTGGGGTACAGTTGTACGAGGTGAATGATTCCCCGACTGACGAGGAACTACACCTCCTGCAACAGGAACTCATGCAACAGTCTCATTTGGCGCAACAACGTCAGCTGCAGGAACACGTGTTGCACCATCAGCAAGAGCAGATGCAATTCCAGTTACaaaatcaacagcagcagccgcaatcACATCCACATCATCAGCACGGCGGTCAACTACCGTTTTCTGTCTTTTCGTTCCAACATCATAGCAATTGCCCGGTGCAGAACTCTATGTACGGAATGTTGGTGTATGTTGATTCCTCCCAGCAGCATCAATTGAGCCAAGCCGCCGCTGTTGGCTATGAACCGGTTTCGTGTGCCGGTCCGACACATTACATACCGGGTGTTTTTCATTATCACCCG
- the LOC131262238 gene encoding protein ovarian tumor locus-like isoform X1 — protein sequence MATNNSTRHEQRAFASGSRQTPDVDDQFIEKLGYYRKHTATDSTCLFRTVAEQEHGVQMYHESVRRICVAFMRGNKHLFAKFVKGPFTTYLANLALTRTYGSLLELRALAMFYKADVFIYEPLSTGRWFYQNLDGSEKVWRLFVCRANHFDSVYPLEHMQEAAFCQSLVYEVLYKGVFQIPDVEYAVERMLYDPKNITTSYGKDHEGRPIAITGDGRQLVLSRRDNTKCILSNFQLCHFHNNVNFTKVRRFFLEHGNDAGYRLYGQFSGSNYQVRAGRVPNPLLMGRDISCVRQLLNEGVMPFAYKAAKALDAYIYRNVEFDVWKLANMTKTCETIYRNGRKYLYQSNNSLKVCRIENIQFEKGTRMVRMSQTHGLVNVQLASLKPYPFATLHGGHIPGKAMKLEGQAEIEQSSFNDRSERVQVKYYDAVVNRSSQREHAASGGIEKPSLTANYSGNTNWAPWNNNVPMPMPLMLPPPVPYENWASSPVGALGGHFVPTTPDTQMCPPNYDLEGRLTGGSCFAVSQRVSPSGVQLYEVNDSPTDEELHLLQQELMQQSHLAQQRQLQEHVLHHQQEQMQFQLQNQQQQPQSHPHHQHGGQLPFSVFSFQHHSNCPVQNSMYGMLVYVDSSQQHQLSQAAAVGYEPVSCAGPTHYIPGVFHYHPYSGADPVAAGPFAGQSVMMPYNNMDLENAYGYPGNNF from the exons ATGGCAACGAATAACTCCACACGACATGAGCAGCGAGCCTTCGCCTCCGGTAGCCGGCAAACGCCGGACGTTGATGATCAATTCATCGAAAAGCTGGGATACTATCGCAAGCACACGGCCACAGACTCTACCTGCCTGTTTCGAACGGTGGCGGAGCAAGAACATGGCGTTCAGATGTACCACGAAAGTGTACGTCGGATTTGTGTGGCATTTATGCGGGGAAATAAGCATTTATTCGCCAAA ttcgtGAAAGGACCTTTTACAACTTACTTGGCTAACCTGGCTTTAACGCGTACGTATGGCTCGTTGTTGGAGTTGCGGGCGTTGGCAATGTTCTACAA AGccgatgttttcatttatgaaCCGCTTTCGACTGGCCGTTGGTTTTACCAGAATTTGGACGGGTCTGAGAAAGTCTGGAGACTGTTCGTTTGCCGGGCAAACCACTTTGATTCGGTGTACCCGTTAGAGCATATGCAAGAGGCAGCCTTCTGTCAAT CTCTGGTGTATGAGGTTTTGTACAAAGGAGTGTTTCAAATACCTGATGTGGAGTACGCTGTAGAGCGTATGCTGTACGATCCGAAAAACATCACTACATCCTATGGAAAGGATCATGAAGGACGACCCATTGCCATCACCGGAGATGGTCGGCAGCTCGTATTAAGCAGACGCGACAATACCAAGTGTATTTTGTCAAACTTTCAACTGTGCCACTTCCACAACAACGTGAATTTCACCAAGGTGCGACGTTTTTTCTTGGAGCACGGCAACGACGCAGGGTACCGATTGTACGGGCAGTTTAGCGGAAGCAACTACCAAGTAAGGGCTGGTAGAGTACCGAATCCTCTGCTGATGGGCCGGGACATTTCGTGTGTACGCCAGCTGCTAAACGAAGGAGTCATGCCGTTTGCCTACAAGGCGGCGAAGGCGCTTGATGCCTATATTTATCGTAACGTCGAGTTCGACGTCTGGAAGCTCGCAAACATGACAAAAACTTGTGAAACGATATACCGG AACGGAAGGAAATACCTTTACCAATCCAACAATTCCCTTAAGGTGTGTCGCATTGAGAACATTCAGTTTGAAAAAGGAACACGTATGGTACGAATGAGTCAAACTCACGGTTTGGTAAATGTTCAGCTAGCGTCGCTAAAGCCGTACCCTTTCGCTACTCTGCATGGAGGACATATTCCTGGAAAAGCGATGAAACTCGAAGGGCAAGCTGAAATAGAGCAGTCGTCTTTTAATGACCGCAGCGAACGAGTCCAAGTAAAATACTACGACGCTGTAGTAAATCGATCAAGCCAAAGGGAACACGCTGCATCCGGAGGGATAGAAAAACCTTCACTAACAGCTAACTACTCCGGCAATACGAATTGGGCGCCTTGGAATAACAATGTACCAATGCCCATGCCGTTGATGCTACCTCCCCCGGTACCGTACGAGAACTGGGCATCATCACCCGTTGGAGCCTTGGGAGGGCATTTCGTTCCGACAACACCAGACACCCAAATGTGTCCACCAAATTACGATCTTGAAGGACGTCTAACCGGTGGTTCATGTTTTGCAGTG TCCCAGCGAGTATCTCCTAGTGGGGTACAGTTGTACGAGGTGAATGATTCCCCGACTGACGAGGAACTACACCTCCTGCAACAGGAACTCATGCAACAGTCTCATTTGGCGCAACAACGTCAGCTGCAGGAACACGTGTTGCACCATCAGCAAGAGCAGATGCAATTCCAGTTACaaaatcaacagcagcagccgcaatcACATCCACATCATCAGCACGGCGGTCAACTACCGTTTTCTGTCTTTTCGTTCCAACATCATAGCAATTGCCCGGTGCAGAACTCTATGTACGGAATGTTGGTGTATGTTGATTCCTCCCAGCAGCATCAATTGAGCCAAGCCGCCGCTGTTGGCTATGAACCGGTTTCGTGTGCCGGTCCGACACATTACATACCGGGTGTTTTTCATTATCACCCG